One window of Hymenobacter sp. BRD128 genomic DNA carries:
- a CDS encoding energy transducer TonB: MFTLRPAALLLALAAATPALAQKPVKLKYKADDPKTVYDAVEQPAVPKGGPQAYAEYLASHQKYPTAAMQAKQEGTVLVTFVVERSGSVGEVEVKQPVAPLLDAEAIRVVKAGPKWTPAHNHGQLVRQRVTLPVSFVLAQGSGETVEVPAAGSTKPGQPLPPGAVAAAPGTTSVVGTTASGTNIIRPEKSAQPVGGNAAFFTWIAEHQQYPALARKRRIQAKVPVEFVVQPDGSLTDVRVVQKHGSGLDEEAVRLIKAAPKWEPALYQGKPIKQKMALPVIFQL; encoded by the coding sequence ATGTTTACTCTTCGTCCTGCGGCCCTGCTGCTCGCCCTGGCCGCCGCCACGCCGGCCCTGGCCCAGAAACCCGTCAAGCTCAAGTACAAAGCCGACGACCCCAAGACCGTTTACGACGCCGTGGAGCAACCCGCCGTGCCCAAGGGCGGCCCCCAGGCCTACGCCGAGTACCTGGCTAGCCACCAGAAATACCCCACCGCCGCCATGCAGGCCAAGCAGGAAGGCACCGTGCTGGTAACCTTCGTGGTCGAGCGCAGCGGCAGCGTGGGCGAGGTCGAAGTAAAGCAGCCGGTAGCCCCGCTGCTCGACGCCGAGGCCATTCGGGTGGTGAAAGCCGGCCCCAAGTGGACGCCCGCCCACAACCACGGCCAGCTGGTGCGCCAGCGCGTAACGCTGCCCGTGAGCTTCGTGCTGGCCCAGGGCTCGGGCGAAACCGTGGAGGTACCCGCCGCTGGCAGCACCAAGCCCGGCCAGCCGCTACCACCCGGCGCGGTGGCTGCCGCGCCGGGCACCACCTCGGTAGTAGGCACCACGGCGAGCGGCACCAACATCATACGGCCCGAAAAATCGGCCCAGCCGGTGGGTGGCAACGCGGCATTTTTTACCTGGATAGCCGAGCACCAGCAGTACCCGGCGCTGGCCCGCAAGCGCCGCATTCAAGCCAAGGTGCCGGTCGAGTTCGTGGTGCAGCCCGACGGCTCGCTCACCGATGTGCGCGTGGTGCAGAAGCACGGCTCGGGGCTGGATGAAGAGGCAGTGCGCCTCATCAAAGCCGCGCCCAAATGGGAGCCGGCGCTCTATCAGGGCAAACCAATAAAGCAAAAGATGGCTTTGCCGGTTATATTCCAACTGTAG
- a CDS encoding DNA integrity scanning protein DisA nucleotide-binding domain protein yields the protein MSLFCAMTPTHALTRPATPALPAHFIWPHQGRYRESAQAIAQALFDALDDDLRPQVSVLCLSLDPSAPQLVCQEPAESELPSDAFAEVVADGLVLEATGLGPPVAKSADWMNPAQVRQRLENLGIRAALLQVLERLDAGATTQHFVGYPVRINGYMVFTLLRVQRKPLRSYPALKPDRFYTTGKPVANSLLAAAMYRFNEECYKSLNEPSPGAGFLFRPRDTEELLRAAGQSLLDTPALALGTDPALAQLFTTLNTISSLRYEGAEGIGRLLLVPRGHPNIEEVFALTCPTELSDYRAVRKLLEMTSHDVHLLADGEKVYALGRQTGHYDAAREDLFDIHFVTHYAWEFAHAGQVLLRSRYGLPNLPRPRLNRTRFKRDLKRTFDLHRTDKVALLWDVVLEASKQPKGTLLVITTEALAEADRLKLQCTLIEPVPLTPLITQLITSIDGAVLLDPDGYCYSIGVILDGKASGHGNGTRGARFNSAVRYVESSPYPCLVVVVSEDGMVDVLTKENLAETRE from the coding sequence ATGTCCCTTTTCTGCGCCATGACGCCCACCCACGCCCTTACCCGGCCGGCTACGCCGGCTTTGCCCGCTCACTTCATCTGGCCTCACCAAGGCCGCTACCGCGAGAGCGCCCAGGCCATTGCCCAGGCGCTGTTTGATGCCCTCGACGATGACCTGCGCCCGCAGGTGTCGGTGCTCTGCTTGTCGCTCGACCCCTCCGCCCCCCAGCTGGTGTGCCAGGAGCCGGCCGAAAGCGAGCTGCCCAGCGACGCCTTTGCCGAAGTAGTGGCCGATGGCTTGGTGCTGGAAGCTACCGGCCTGGGGCCGCCCGTGGCGAAGTCGGCCGACTGGATGAACCCCGCGCAGGTGCGGCAGCGCCTCGAAAACCTGGGCATTCGGGCCGCGCTGCTGCAAGTGCTGGAGCGGCTCGACGCCGGCGCCACCACCCAGCATTTTGTGGGCTACCCGGTGCGCATCAACGGCTACATGGTATTTACGCTGCTGCGGGTGCAGCGCAAGCCGCTGCGCTCGTACCCGGCCCTCAAGCCCGACCGCTTTTACACCACCGGCAAGCCGGTGGCCAACTCGCTGCTGGCGGCGGCCATGTACCGCTTCAACGAGGAGTGCTATAAGTCTTTGAATGAGCCCTCGCCCGGCGCGGGCTTTCTTTTCCGCCCGCGCGATACGGAGGAGCTATTGCGCGCCGCCGGCCAGAGCCTGCTCGACACGCCCGCCCTGGCCCTGGGCACCGACCCGGCGCTAGCCCAGCTTTTTACTACGCTCAATACCATTTCGAGCCTGCGCTATGAGGGCGCCGAGGGCATCGGCCGGCTGCTGCTGGTGCCGCGCGGCCACCCCAATATCGAGGAGGTATTTGCCCTCACCTGCCCCACCGAGCTCAGCGACTACCGCGCCGTGCGCAAGCTGCTCGAAATGACCAGCCACGACGTGCATCTGCTCGCCGACGGCGAAAAAGTGTATGCGCTAGGCCGCCAGACGGGCCACTACGATGCCGCCCGCGAAGACCTGTTCGACATTCACTTCGTGACGCACTACGCTTGGGAGTTTGCCCACGCCGGGCAGGTGCTGCTGCGCTCGCGCTACGGCCTGCCCAACCTGCCGCGCCCGCGCCTCAACCGCACCCGCTTCAAGCGCGACCTCAAGCGCACCTTCGACCTGCACCGCACCGATAAGGTGGCCCTGCTCTGGGACGTGGTGCTCGAAGCCAGCAAGCAGCCCAAGGGTACGCTGCTCGTCATCACCACCGAAGCCCTGGCCGAGGCCGACCGCCTCAAGCTACAATGCACGCTTATCGAGCCGGTGCCGCTCACGCCGCTCATTACCCAGCTCATCACCAGCATCGACGGCGCCGTGCTGCTCGACCCCGATGGCTATTGCTACTCCATCGGCGTTATTCTCGATGGCAAGGCTAGCGGCCACGGCAACGGCACCCGCGGCGCCCGCTTCAACTCGGCCGTGCGCTACGTTGAAAGCTCGCCCTACCCCTGCCTCGTGGTGGTAGTGAGCGAAGACGGCATGGTGGATGTACTCACCAAAGAGAACCTAGCCGAAACGCGGGAGTAA
- a CDS encoding PaaI family thioesterase, translated as MSTAAIPAADSPAAAAAFRRQVLKPAKLRLFLLRKLPMAWLAGLRLRALTPEAATVTIRYKYLTQNPFRSIYFACLSMAAELASGIQALMQVQRDGPVSMLVVGLTAEFSKKAVGTIAFTCPDGAAIAQAVAESRATGEGRTVICTSTGRDEAGDVVAVFKITWSFRAKQ; from the coding sequence ATGTCCACTGCTGCCATTCCGGCGGCCGATTCGCCGGCCGCCGCCGCCGCTTTTCGCCGCCAAGTGCTGAAACCCGCCAAGCTGCGCCTCTTTCTGCTGCGCAAGCTGCCAATGGCCTGGCTGGCCGGCTTGCGCCTGCGCGCGCTCACGCCGGAGGCGGCCACCGTTACTATTCGTTACAAGTACCTTACCCAGAATCCGTTTCGCAGCATCTACTTCGCCTGCCTGAGCATGGCGGCCGAGCTGGCCAGCGGTATTCAGGCGCTGATGCAGGTGCAGCGCGACGGGCCGGTGTCGATGCTGGTGGTGGGACTCACGGCCGAGTTTAGCAAGAAGGCGGTGGGCACCATCGCTTTTACCTGCCCCGATGGCGCGGCCATTGCCCAGGCCGTGGCCGAAAGCCGCGCCACCGGCGAAGGCCGCACGGTGATATGCACCAGCACCGGCCGCGATGAAGCCGGCGACGTGGTCGCGGTATTTAAAATTACGTGGTCGTTTCGGGCGAAGCAGTAA
- a CDS encoding PPC domain-containing DNA-binding protein, giving the protein MALSSPLTAYALRLKPGDDLHQQLTAFVAAHHLEAGAVLTCVGSLTDVRLRLANQETATHYHGHFEIVSLVGTLSASGGGHLHLAVADSTGRTLGGHLLEGCRVYTTAEIVLGALPALRFGREIDMTFGYRELVVRPAAANPKKP; this is encoded by the coding sequence ATGGCTCTTTCTTCCCCGCTCACTGCCTATGCCCTGCGCCTCAAGCCCGGCGATGACCTGCACCAGCAGCTCACGGCCTTTGTGGCGGCGCATCACCTCGAAGCGGGCGCCGTGCTTACCTGCGTGGGCAGCCTCACCGACGTGCGCCTGCGGCTAGCCAACCAAGAGACTGCCACTCACTACCACGGGCACTTTGAGATAGTATCGCTCGTGGGCACACTCTCGGCCTCGGGCGGCGGGCACTTGCACCTGGCCGTGGCCGACAGTACCGGGCGCACCCTGGGCGGCCACCTGCTCGAAGGCTGCCGCGTGTACACCACCGCCGAAATTGTGCTGGGGGCGCTGCCCGCGCTGCGCTTCGGGCGCGAGATTGATATGACCTTCGGCTACCGCGAATTGGTGGTGCGCCCTGCGGCGGCTAATCCAAAAAAGCCCTAG
- a CDS encoding RNA polymerase sigma factor, which translates to MEAVAYIDINAPLVERCRVNDRQAQAELYRRYSKAMFNAALRITGDYAEAEDVLQESFLSAFRELSGYKGDSSFGAWLKRIVVNKSINCLRQRRLQLVPLEDFHHDAAPAEASPPHAHEDAEEQQYRADVLRRCIQELPDGYRVVLSLYLLEGYDHLEIAGILGITESTSKSQYSRARTRLRELAMERGLS; encoded by the coding sequence ATGGAAGCCGTTGCGTATATCGACATCAATGCCCCGCTGGTAGAGCGGTGCCGCGTAAATGACCGGCAGGCGCAGGCCGAATTATACCGCCGCTACTCGAAAGCCATGTTCAACGCCGCCCTGCGTATCACCGGCGACTATGCCGAGGCCGAGGACGTGTTGCAGGAGTCGTTCCTGAGCGCATTTCGGGAGCTGAGCGGCTACAAGGGCGACTCGTCGTTTGGGGCCTGGCTCAAGCGGATAGTAGTCAATAAAAGTATTAACTGCCTGCGGCAAAGAAGATTGCAGCTGGTGCCGCTCGAAGATTTTCACCACGATGCGGCCCCGGCCGAGGCTAGCCCACCCCACGCCCACGAAGACGCCGAGGAGCAGCAGTACCGCGCCGACGTGCTGCGCCGCTGCATCCAGGAGCTGCCCGACGGCTACCGCGTGGTACTGTCTTTGTACTTGCTCGAAGGGTATGACCACCTCGAAATAGCCGGCATTCTGGGCATTACGGAATCTACCTCCAAGTCGCAGTACAGCCGGGCGCGCACCCGTTTGCGCGAGTTGGCTATGGAGCGCGGACTGAGTTAG
- a CDS encoding glucosidase — MQEQRRLAEANNQTAAWKKFGPYLTERQWGTVREDYSADGNAWDFITHDMARGYAYRWGEEGLAGLSDDDQQLCFGVGLWNGVDTQLKERLFGLTNGQGNHGEDVKEQYYYLDSTPTHSYMKMLYKYPQRAFPYDELRVENARRTRLEPEYELLDTGIFDEDRYFDVFIEYAKAGPEDVLVRITAHNRGPEAAILHVLPQLWFRNTWAWGYDASKPELRQARPDRVVATHHALGQYHLYCEGASRLLFCENETNPRLLRRQAGWGSYYKDGINNYVVHGHRKAVNPAQRGTKAAAQYTLTIAPGESQQVCLRLSQPTHEAPFADFDQVFTERQQEADVFYECVQEGVASPDARAVQRQAFAGMLWSKQYYYYDVSQWLDGDPKWPAPQGARQKGRNAAWRHLHNADIISMPDKWEYPWYAAWDLAFHCLPLAMLDASFAKQQLRLLTQDGYLHPNGQMPAYEWKFEDVNAPVHAWATWRVYQMDRKLNGGNGDNVFLEAVFQKLVMTFTWWVNRKDRDERNIFEGGFLGMDNIGVFDRSAPLPTGGKIEQSDGTSWMAMFSLNLMRMALELAKTNPVYQEMASKFFEHFLYIAHAMTLGGGGEFNLWDEQDQFYYDVLHMPDDSRERLRIRSMVGLIPLFAVEVIEDDLLDAVPQFTARAWWLVQHRPHLAELVSRWQEPGKGARHLLSLMRRSRLKSVLTRMLDETEFLSDYGIRSLSRYHLEHPYEYHTTEDSFEVRYVAGEAESDMFGGNSNWRGPVWFPVNYLIIESLQRFHSYYGDSFKVEYPTGSGQLHNLNQVADALSERLARLLLKDEKGHRPAFGPAGPLQDDPHFRDYLLFHEFFHGDDGHGLGASHQTGWTGLVVRLLQQRGKAEA, encoded by the coding sequence ATGCAGGAACAGCGACGCTTGGCGGAAGCCAATAACCAGACGGCGGCCTGGAAGAAATTTGGGCCCTACCTCACCGAGCGGCAGTGGGGTACGGTGCGCGAAGATTACAGTGCCGATGGTAATGCCTGGGACTTTATCACGCACGACATGGCGCGCGGCTACGCCTATCGCTGGGGCGAGGAAGGGCTAGCCGGCCTGAGCGACGACGACCAGCAGCTCTGCTTTGGCGTGGGGTTGTGGAACGGGGTGGATACCCAGCTCAAGGAACGGCTCTTCGGCCTGACCAATGGCCAGGGTAACCACGGCGAGGATGTGAAGGAGCAGTACTATTACCTCGATAGCACACCCACGCACTCGTACATGAAAATGCTGTACAAGTATCCGCAGCGGGCATTTCCTTACGATGAGCTGCGGGTGGAGAATGCCCGGCGCACCCGGCTGGAGCCGGAATACGAACTGCTGGATACCGGCATTTTTGACGAAGACCGTTACTTCGACGTGTTTATCGAATATGCCAAGGCGGGGCCGGAAGACGTGCTGGTGCGCATTACGGCGCACAACCGCGGGCCGGAAGCCGCAATACTGCACGTGCTGCCGCAGCTGTGGTTTCGCAACACTTGGGCCTGGGGCTACGACGCCAGCAAGCCTGAACTGCGGCAGGCACGGCCCGATAGGGTAGTGGCCACGCACCACGCGCTGGGGCAGTACCACTTGTATTGCGAGGGGGCTAGCCGGCTGCTGTTTTGCGAAAACGAGACCAACCCGCGACTGCTGCGCCGCCAGGCAGGTTGGGGCAGCTACTACAAGGATGGCATCAACAACTACGTGGTGCACGGCCACCGCAAGGCGGTGAACCCAGCCCAGCGCGGCACCAAAGCGGCGGCCCAGTACACGCTGACCATTGCGCCGGGCGAGTCGCAGCAGGTGTGCCTGCGCCTGAGCCAGCCCACGCACGAGGCGCCGTTTGCTGATTTTGACCAGGTTTTTACAGAGCGGCAGCAGGAGGCGGACGTGTTTTACGAGTGCGTGCAGGAAGGCGTGGCTAGCCCCGATGCGCGGGCCGTGCAGCGCCAGGCCTTTGCCGGCATGCTGTGGAGCAAGCAGTACTACTACTACGACGTGAGCCAGTGGCTCGATGGCGACCCCAAGTGGCCGGCTCCGCAAGGAGCCCGCCAAAAAGGGCGCAACGCGGCGTGGCGGCACCTGCACAACGCCGACATCATTTCGATGCCCGACAAGTGGGAATATCCGTGGTACGCGGCCTGGGATTTGGCGTTTCACTGCCTGCCGCTAGCTATGCTCGATGCCAGCTTTGCCAAGCAGCAGCTGCGGCTGCTGACCCAGGACGGCTACCTGCACCCGAATGGCCAGATGCCCGCCTACGAGTGGAAGTTTGAGGACGTGAATGCGCCGGTGCACGCCTGGGCCACCTGGCGCGTGTACCAGATGGACCGCAAGCTCAATGGTGGCAACGGTGACAACGTGTTTCTGGAGGCCGTTTTCCAGAAGCTCGTGATGACGTTTACCTGGTGGGTAAACCGCAAAGACCGCGACGAGCGCAACATTTTCGAGGGCGGCTTTCTGGGAATGGATAACATTGGGGTGTTTGACCGCTCGGCGCCGCTGCCTACGGGTGGCAAGATTGAGCAGAGTGATGGCACCAGCTGGATGGCCATGTTCTCGCTCAACCTGATGCGCATGGCCCTGGAGCTAGCCAAAACCAACCCGGTGTACCAGGAAATGGCCAGCAAGTTCTTCGAGCACTTCCTCTACATCGCCCACGCCATGACGCTGGGTGGCGGCGGTGAGTTTAACCTCTGGGACGAGCAGGACCAGTTTTACTACGATGTGCTGCACATGCCCGACGACTCGCGCGAGCGCCTGCGCATCCGCTCGATGGTGGGGCTGATTCCGTTATTTGCCGTCGAAGTAATTGAGGATGACCTGCTCGACGCCGTGCCGCAGTTTACGGCGCGGGCGTGGTGGCTGGTGCAGCACCGCCCGCACCTGGCCGAGCTGGTGAGCCGCTGGCAGGAGCCCGGCAAGGGTGCCCGCCACTTGCTGAGCCTGATGCGCCGCAGCCGCCTCAAGAGCGTGCTTACCCGCATGCTCGACGAAACGGAATTCCTTTCCGACTACGGCATTCGCTCGCTCTCGCGCTACCACCTGGAGCACCCGTATGAATACCACACCACGGAAGACAGCTTTGAAGTACGCTACGTGGCCGGCGAGGCCGAGTCGGATATGTTTGGGGGCAACTCCAACTGGCGCGGGCCCGTGTGGTTTCCAGTCAACTACCTCATTATTGAATCGTTGCAGCGGTTTCATAGCTACTACGGCGATTCGTTTAAAGTGGAGTACCCAACCGGCTCGGGCCAGCTGCACAACCTGAATCAGGTAGCTGATGCCCTTTCCGAGCGCCTGGCTAGGCTGCTGCTGAAAGACGAAAAGGGGCACCGCCCGGCCTTCGGCCCGGCTGGGCCGCTGCAAGACGACCCGCACTTTCGCGACTACCTGCTGTTTCACGAGTTCTTCCACGGCGATGATGGGCACGGCCTGGGGGCTAGCCACCAAACCGGCTGGACGGGCCTGGTGGTGCGGTTGCTGCAGCAGCGTGGTAAAGCAGAAGCTTAA
- the rplQ gene encoding 50S ribosomal protein L17: MRHGKKINHLGRTTAHRHAMLSNMASSLILHKRVTTTVAKAKALRQYIEPLLTKAKDDTTHSRRTVFATLQNKESLKELYGEVAGRIANRPGGYTRILKLSATRAGDNADMCIIELVDFNETLLEAKTASEAKTTTTRRSRRRGGKNETAGNEAGTSAAVVADAPAATTTESAPADTATDTLTNGETREEAEKAE; the protein is encoded by the coding sequence ATGCGACACGGTAAAAAAATCAACCACCTGGGCCGTACTACCGCCCACCGCCACGCGATGTTGTCGAACATGGCTTCGTCGCTCATCCTGCACAAGCGCGTGACTACGACGGTTGCTAAAGCTAAGGCTTTGCGCCAGTACATTGAGCCGCTGCTGACTAAGGCGAAGGACGACACGACGCACTCGCGCCGTACCGTATTTGCTACCCTGCAAAACAAGGAAAGCCTCAAGGAGCTGTACGGCGAAGTAGCCGGCCGCATTGCCAACCGCCCCGGTGGCTATACCCGCATTCTGAAACTGAGCGCCACCCGCGCCGGCGACAATGCGGATATGTGCATCATCGAGCTGGTTGACTTCAACGAGACTTTGCTCGAAGCTAAAACTGCTAGCGAAGCCAAAACTACTACTACCCGTCGTTCGCGTCGCCGTGGTGGCAAGAATGAGACTGCTGGCAACGAGGCTGGTACGTCGGCCGCCGTGGTTGCTGATGCTCCGGCTGCTACCACTACTGAGTCGGCCCCGGCCGACACGGCTACCGATACGCTGACCAACGGCGAAACCCGTGAGGAAGCCGAGAAGGCCGAGTAG
- a CDS encoding DNA-directed RNA polymerase subunit alpha, whose translation MSILAFQMPEKVVMEKSDDFTGTFEFKPLEKGYGVTIGNALRRILLSSLEGFAITSVRTTSVLHEFSTIEGVIEDMSEIILNLKQVRFKKISDAIEDKITVRISGQDSFTAGDIGKFAVGFQILNPKLVICNLDPAKELEFELTVARGRGYVPADENKPADQVFGQIAIDAIYTPIKNVKYSIENTRVEQKTDYERLLIEISTDGSIHPEEALKGAANILIQHFMLFSDSTMQLSGNRPVAAEPIDEETLAMRKVLKTSLGEMDLSVRAYNCLKAADIKTLGELVQLDMADMMKFRNFGKKSLTELENLVEEKGLHFGMDLSKYRLDED comes from the coding sequence ATGTCAATCTTAGCTTTTCAGATGCCGGAGAAGGTGGTGATGGAGAAATCCGACGACTTCACCGGGACGTTTGAATTCAAGCCTCTGGAGAAGGGCTACGGCGTCACGATTGGGAACGCGCTTCGTCGCATTCTGTTGTCGTCGCTGGAGGGCTTCGCCATTACGTCGGTGCGCACGACTTCGGTGCTGCATGAGTTTTCGACGATTGAAGGCGTGATTGAGGACATGTCCGAAATCATCCTTAACCTCAAGCAGGTGCGCTTCAAGAAAATCAGCGATGCTATTGAGGACAAGATTACGGTGCGTATCAGCGGGCAAGACAGCTTCACGGCGGGCGACATCGGCAAGTTCGCCGTGGGCTTCCAGATTCTGAACCCGAAGCTGGTTATCTGCAACCTTGACCCGGCCAAAGAGTTGGAGTTTGAGTTGACGGTAGCGCGTGGCCGTGGCTACGTGCCCGCCGATGAGAACAAGCCGGCCGACCAGGTTTTCGGTCAGATTGCCATTGATGCTATTTACACGCCCATCAAGAACGTGAAATACAGCATCGAGAACACGCGTGTAGAGCAGAAAACTGACTACGAGCGCCTGCTGATTGAAATCTCGACCGACGGCTCGATTCACCCTGAAGAAGCGCTGAAAGGTGCGGCTAATATCCTGATTCAGCACTTCATGTTGTTCTCGGACAGCACGATGCAACTGAGCGGCAACCGCCCGGTAGCGGCTGAGCCGATTGACGAAGAAACCCTAGCCATGCGTAAGGTGCTTAAAACCTCGCTTGGTGAGATGGACCTCTCGGTACGGGCTTACAACTGCCTGAAAGCGGCTGACATCAAGACCCTGGGCGAACTGGTGCAGCTCGACATGGCCGATATGATGAAGTTTCGCAACTTTGGTAAGAAGAGCCTCACGGAGCTGGAAAACCTGGTAGAAGAAAAGGGCCTGCACTTTGGCATGGACCTGAGCAAATACCGCCTCGACGAAGACTAG
- the rpsD gene encoding 30S ribosomal protein S4 yields MARYTGPTAKIARRFSEPIFGPSKALNKKNYPPGQHGRGRRKKQSEYAVQLMEKQKVKYLYGVLEKYFENLFHKAAVLPGITGENLLGLLESRLDNVVYRLGIATTRRAARQLVSHKHITVNGEVVNIPSYKLRPGDLVGVREKSKSLEAITTSLTVRNARQFSWLEWDGKDMVGKFTNMPSRDLIPEKITEQLIVELYSK; encoded by the coding sequence ATGGCACGTTATACTGGCCCTACCGCCAAAATCGCCCGTCGCTTTTCGGAGCCGATTTTCGGTCCGAGCAAAGCGCTCAATAAAAAGAACTACCCCCCCGGCCAGCACGGCCGTGGCCGTCGCAAGAAGCAGTCGGAATACGCTGTGCAGCTGATGGAGAAGCAAAAGGTAAAGTACCTGTACGGTGTACTGGAGAAATACTTTGAAAACCTCTTTCACAAGGCAGCAGTGCTCCCCGGCATTACGGGTGAGAACTTGCTCGGCCTGTTAGAATCGCGTCTCGACAACGTAGTTTACCGCCTGGGTATCGCTACCACCCGTCGCGCCGCGCGCCAGCTGGTGTCGCACAAGCACATCACGGTAAATGGTGAAGTGGTAAACATTCCTTCTTACAAGCTCCGTCCCGGCGACCTCGTTGGCGTGCGTGAGAAGTCGAAGTCGCTCGAAGCCATCACGACTTCGCTGACCGTGCGCAATGCTCGTCAGTTCTCGTGGCTGGAGTGGGATGGCAAAGACATGGTGGGCAAGTTCACCAATATGCCGTCGCGTGACCTGATTCCGGAGAAAATTACGGAGCAGCTCATTGTCGAACTGTATTCGAAGTAA
- the rpsK gene encoding 30S ribosomal protein S11 — MAQKRKDKAKKRLVVVEQVGQVHIRASFNNIIISVTNSNGQVISWASAGKMGFRGSKKNTPYAAQMAASDCGKVAHDLGMRKAEVFVKGPGAGRESAIRALGNIGIEVTTIRDVTPLPHNGCRPPKRRRV; from the coding sequence ATGGCACAAAAAAGAAAAGACAAAGCCAAGAAGCGGCTTGTCGTGGTGGAGCAGGTGGGCCAGGTCCACATTCGCGCTTCCTTCAATAACATCATTATCTCGGTAACCAACTCGAATGGCCAGGTTATTTCCTGGGCTTCGGCTGGTAAAATGGGGTTCCGGGGTTCAAAGAAAAACACACCCTACGCTGCCCAGATGGCAGCTAGCGACTGCGGCAAGGTAGCCCACGACCTGGGCATGCGCAAAGCCGAAGTGTTCGTGAAAGGTCCGGGTGCTGGCCGTGAGTCGGCCATCCGGGCGTTGGGCAACATTGGTATCGAAGTGACGACCATCCGCGACGTGACGCCGCTGCCGCACAACGGCTGCCGCCCGCCCAAGCGTCGCCGCGTTTGA
- the rpsM gene encoding 30S ribosomal protein S13 — MARIAGVDIPDNKRGEIALTYIFGIGRSNSIKILTKAGIDVNKKVKDWTEAEASEIRAIIAAEHKTEGVLRSEIQLNIKRLMDIGCYRGLRHRKGLPVRGQRTKNNSRTRKGKRKTVAGKKKVTK; from the coding sequence ATGGCTCGTATCGCAGGGGTAGACATCCCGGACAACAAGCGCGGCGAAATCGCCCTGACTTACATTTTCGGCATTGGCCGGAGCAATTCCATTAAAATCCTCACTAAAGCTGGCATCGATGTCAACAAGAAAGTGAAGGACTGGACCGAAGCGGAGGCTAGCGAAATCCGCGCTATCATCGCTGCTGAGCATAAGACCGAGGGCGTGCTGCGCTCGGAAATCCAGCTCAACATCAAGCGTCTGATGGACATTGGCTGCTACCGTGGCCTCCGTCACCGCAAAGGCCTTCCTGTTCGTGGTCAGCGTACCAAAAATAACTCGCGCACCCGTAAGGGTAAGCGTAAGACCGTGGCCGGCAAGAAGAAAGTAACGAAATAA
- the rpmJ gene encoding 50S ribosomal protein L36, whose protein sequence is MKVKTSVKKRSVDCKIIRRNGKLYVINKKNPRFKQRQG, encoded by the coding sequence ATGAAAGTAAAAACCTCGGTGAAGAAACGTAGCGTTGATTGCAAAATCATCCGCCGTAATGGCAAGCTCTACGTTATCAACAAGAAGAACCCCCGCTTCAAGCAGCGTCAGGGCTAA
- the infA gene encoding translation initiation factor IF-1 yields MAKQASIEQDGTILEALSNAMFRVELENGHQLIAHISGKMRMHYIKILPGDKVKLEMSPYDLSKGRIKYRYK; encoded by the coding sequence ATGGCAAAACAAGCCTCCATCGAGCAGGACGGTACCATCCTCGAAGCCCTTTCCAACGCCATGTTTCGCGTGGAATTGGAAAATGGCCACCAACTGATTGCCCACATTTCGGGCAAGATGCGGATGCACTACATCAAGATTCTGCCCGGCGACAAGGTAAAGCTCGAAATGTCGCCCTACGACTTGTCGAAAGGCCGCATTAAGTATCGTTATAAGTAA